In one window of Macadamia integrifolia cultivar HAES 741 chromosome 2, SCU_Mint_v3, whole genome shotgun sequence DNA:
- the LOC122065011 gene encoding aromatic aminotransferase ISS1-like, whose protein sequence is MAKSSSLSGSSWVRLFGKTSGNSLTTPNSSNGIAYPIEVEGLEAQLLKVQDNIPICASIISQRLALYSLEVGPEWVRDQVKDLVKNRAVILEALSPLGEDAVKGGEGAIYLWARLPEKYSDDFEVVRWLARKHGVVVIPGSASGGAGYIRISFGGLMEADCKEAAGRLQKGLEELVRDGMVE, encoded by the exons ATGGCAAAATCTAGCTCTCTATCAGGCAGTAGTTGGGTTAGATTATTTGGGAAGACATcagggaattccttgactacTCCTAATTCCTCTAATGgc ATAGCGTATCCAATAGAGGTGGAGGGTCTTGAAGCTCAGCTTCTCAAGGTTCAAGACAACATACCGATCTGTGCATCCATAATCTCACAACGGCTGGCTCTGTACTCCCTAGAAGTTGGACCTGAGTGGGTCAGAGACCAGGTGAAGGACCTTGTCAAGAACAGAGCAGTCATCTTGGAGGCACTCTCACCCCTTGGAGAGGATGCAGTAAAAGGTGGGGAAGGTGCGATCTACCTATGGGCTAGACTTCCAGAAAAATATTCTGATGACTTTGAGGTTGTACGGTGGCTTGCGCGGAAGCATGGGGTGGTTGTAATCCCTGGAAGCGCAAGTGGGGGTGCAGGTTATATCCGGATATCCTTCGGTGGGCTTATGGAGGCTGACTGTAAAGAGGCTGCAGGGAGACTACAAAAAGGGTTAGAAGAGCTGGTGAGAGATGGAATGGTGGAGTGA